The Ferviditalea candida region CACAATGGCCAATCATGCCGCCGCCCAAATGCTCGGTCTGGAGGAATATCAGAACATTGTCGGCAAGCCGATCCTTGAGCTGCTCCCCTCTTCACGGCTTCCCGAAGTCATCAAAACGGGACAAACCGAATTTGACCGGGAAATGGTCATCCGCGATCAAACCGTGATCGCCAACCGGCTGCCGATTTTGGACCGCCACGAGTCCGTGATCGGAGCGGTAGCCACCTTCCGCATCAAATCCGAGCTGTATCTTTTATCCGAAAAATTATCCCAAGTCCAAAAATACGCGGAAACCCTGCGCGCCCAAACCCATGAATATTCGAACAAATTGTACGCGATATCCGGTTTGATCCAGCTGGAATCCTATGACGAGGCGTTGGAGCTCATCGCCAAGGAATCGGATGTCCAGCAGGATCTGATTCATTTCATCATGCGGGAAATCCCCGATCCGGTCATCGGCGGCCTCTTGATCGGCAAATTCAATCATTCCAAAGAGCTCAAGCTCGAGCTGGAAATCGACAGAAACAGCTCCTT contains the following coding sequences:
- a CDS encoding sensor histidine kinase, which gives rise to MAVNQQGRITMANHAAAQMLGLEEYQNIVGKPILELLPSSRLPEVIKTGQTEFDREMVIRDQTVIANRLPILDRHESVIGAVATFRIKSELYLLSEKLSQVQKYAETLRAQTHEYSNKLYAISGLIQLESYDEALELIAKESDVQQDLIHFIMREIPDPVIGGLLIGKFNHSKELKLELEIDRNSSFRDVPAEISRNHLLTVIGNLLDNAFEAALENGNGSKNITIFLTDLGDDLIIEVEDSGAGIPPDVADQMFETGFSTKAGKHRGFGLALVKQAIDQLDGYISYKSNPGEKTLFTVVLPKKRTGIL